The genomic window GAGGACGTCGGACCCGCCGCGGTACGGCGGCACCACGGTGCCGGGCGCCAGCTCGGTGCCCCAGAACACGTCGTGCACCCCGGGCCGGCGGGTGACGTGCCATGGGTCGCCGACCCACTCCACCACCCCGCCGTCAGCCGGCAGGAAACGCTGGACCGCCGCCCGGCTGCGCGTCGGCTCCAGCTCGGCCAGTTCCAAGGGCCGGCCCAGCGCCAGCCGGACCACGTTGGGCAGCGGGTCCACTCCCGTGGCCAGCCGCATCACCTCGGTGGCGATCCGGGAGCCGGTGAGCCGGCAGGTGATCTCCAGGAGCACCACCCGGCCGTCGTGCGTGCGCAGGATGTCGGTGTTGATCACCGCCGGGTCCAGGCGCAGGGCGCGCGCCCCGCGCCGTACCGTGTCGGTGATCTCCTCGATCTGCTCGGCGGTGAGCCGGCTGGGAAGCGTGTCGCCGCCCTCGAAGAAGTGCGGGGCGAACTCCTCCTTGCGCCCGTACTCCCGGTCGGCGAAACCGAACCGGCGCAGCTCGCCGTCGACCATGAACGCCGCCAGCGTGTGCTCGGTGCCCTCCAGGAACTCCTCGATCACGATCCGCCCGGCAGGGCTGAGCCGCAGCGCCTCCTCGGCCAGCTCGCGCACCCGGTCGGGAGACTCCACCTTCAGCACGCCCAGCGACCCGGTCTGGTCACAGGGTTTGATCACCGCCGGAAGCCCGATCTGAGCCACCGCCTGGACCGCCTCGCCCACGCTCTCCGCGGTGGCGAAGGTGGGCACATCGAGCCATGCCCTGCGCAGGATCGCCAGCCGACGGTCCTTGAGCGTGCAGTTGAGCGCCGTC from Streptomyces sp. FIT100 includes these protein-coding regions:
- a CDS encoding acetyl-CoA carboxylase biotin carboxylase subunit family protein; amino-acid sequence: MADRLLVCGVGTGMDRSLAELRSPRLELIVVTDTPTERARAAADVLLVCDPDDAVAVLAELSAAGIDRIDGVFSLGADNPPVISALAHRFGCPGLPMETALNCTLKDRRLAILRRAWLDVPTFATAESVGEAVQAVAQIGLPAVIKPCDQTGSLGVLKVESPDRVRELAEEALRLSPAGRIVIEEFLEGTEHTLAAFMVDGELRRFGFADREYGRKEEFAPHFFEGGDTLPSRLTAEQIEEITDTVRRGARALRLDPAVINTDILRTHDGRVVLLEITCRLTGSRIATEVMRLATGVDPLPNVVRLALGRPLELAELEPTRSRAAVQRFLPADGGVVEWVGDPWHVTRRPGVHDVFWGTELAPGTVVPPYRGGSDVLAGVIAYATEQAAAEAIAERTLRALPLRFKDAAG